Proteins co-encoded in one Sparus aurata chromosome 18, fSpaAur1.1, whole genome shotgun sequence genomic window:
- the LOC115568364 gene encoding solute carrier family 25 member 53-like produces the protein MTGSPDHKQDEEGHRDPLARFHSYLHGGTSSLLSTLPTLVVFPVYKTVFRQQIHNTPVLQAVGQLYKEGPVKLYRGVAPPLVMRTLNGTLLFGLQDTLLHQLSLSSQNVTSAQPALAGFGAGLVEAVVFTPFERVQNVLQNGQNDRHLPTLKSVLVRLNAQRLASGYYRAFLPITARNAVGSALYFGLKGPMCAVVAGQGLSPVVSSFISGTLTSMAISLALYPVSVLVANMQAQVGGDVKGVTACWRMLWSSRQRSVTLLYRGGSLVILRSCITWGITTAIYDRQQKLSG, from the coding sequence ATGACAGGAAGCCCTGACCATAAACAAGATGAAGAGGGCCACAGGGACCCCTTGGCTCGTTTCCACAGCTATCTGCATGGAGGGACCTCCAGCCTGCTCTCCACCCTCCCCACCCTCGTCGTTTTCCCCGTCTACAAAACTGTTTTCCGTCAACAGATCCACAACACCCCGGTTCTCCAGGCGGTGGGACAGCTCTACAAAGAGGGTCCAGTGAAGCTCTACAGGGGCGTGGCCCCACCATTGGTGATGAGGACCCTGAATGGCACGCTGCTCTTCGGCCTCCAGGAcaccctcctccaccagctCTCCCTGTCATCCCAGAATGTCACCTCTGCCCAGCCGGCTCTGGCTGGGTTTGGTGCAGGTTTAGTTGAAGCTGTGGTGTTCACCCCCTTCGAGCGTGTACAGAATGTGTTGCAAAATGGCCAAAACGACCGTCATCTCCCCACCCTGAAGAGTGTTCTGGTCAGGCTGAATGCACAGAGGCTGGCGTCAGGGTACTACAGAGCCTTCCTGCCCATCACGGCCCGCAATGCTGTGGGCAGCGCCCTCTACTTTGGCCTGAAGGGGCCCATGTGTGCTGTGGTGGCAGGACAGGGGCTCTCTCCAGTGGTCTCCTCCTTCATCTCGGGGACGCTGACCTCCATGGCAATCAGCCTGGCTCTCTACCCAGTGTCTGTGCTGGTGGCAAACATGCAGGCACAGGTGGGAGGGGATGTGAAAGGGGTCACTGCTTGCTGGAGGATGCTGTGGAGTTCTCGGCAGAGGAGTGTGACGCTGCTGTACCGAGGAGGTT